In uncultured Fibrobacter sp., the following are encoded in one genomic region:
- a CDS encoding T9SS type A sorting domain-containing protein, translating into MAAAALSQAATAEFNWSNVSMGGGGFVSAVIASPVDKGLFYARTDVGGAYRWNESTARWESMMDWVDVSERGLLGIEAIAVDPQESGVVYMVAGTSYWNSGRTAFLRSKDKGESWEVIYTWDEDGTKGTKVARFGAHGNGMGRGNGEALAVDPNDSKIMFYGSKNKGLWKSTDNGSSWSHVDAWKTAAGSDTTWNGSGFSFVQYAPGSSKVMYAGFLREGTTAKGTFENVFTSTDGGASWTALPIPDSLRRTAGGSMVRLMPQRAVVSGDGSKMTVTFADGAGPHSMMWDEGWGMIYDGFGRGAVLQLDVASATWSDVSPENFLDEGGDAKYDKVDVKGMVDCEAAGGTGKTCEEYYPYIAPYGGIAINPKNANEMVVTTEGYRGPQFWYTATSDTSGKWSDQWGTNIYHTTDGGKTWIASFKYYWMEGGVYPTTKQMDANGIGWMHNGSIHWSGSVAMDPFDNNRVFVTSGNGIFRCDNLSDYVYKEAENSWEEPQLTMNQVWHFSAHGVEETVPFEVVSIPGGPMVSIIGDYDGFRHDDIAKYPAFRHKTNVGGDYVSLGTTQGLAYAPKSGKLAKVADKRAYEGLYNDIPIAPVQYSLDSGKTWTVETYTGPDKNAAKGTVALSAKGTYTIWVPMEGTTDVYRNYNGTTWEKVSGIDNTAYVVGDPENDEVFYAYTKADGKFYKSTDAGASFKAVSTPGESAFKKFRAIPGYEGDLWLPVAIQDPSNGTPASGKLLHSTDGGATWAAVEGVGYCEAVGFGAPKEKGGYPAIYVFATVGKVTGVFGSDDKGKTWTRVNDDGHEYGGLANGEFVMGDMNTYGVVYMSTAGRGIAARVPSNWEMGTSNSDGTTKVAPAAKTVADASVGYSHGNLELRLNASAARVSVFDMRGKKLYSRYYSSSTTIPVKDLVKAKGSYFVRVDNGKKVLFANRVIVTR; encoded by the coding sequence ATGGCGGCTGCCGCACTTTCGCAGGCAGCTACGGCGGAATTCAATTGGAGTAACGTGAGCATGGGCGGGGGTGGATTCGTCTCCGCCGTGATAGCTTCTCCGGTCGACAAGGGACTTTTCTATGCCCGCACGGACGTGGGCGGCGCGTACCGCTGGAACGAATCGACTGCCCGCTGGGAATCGATGATGGACTGGGTCGATGTTTCCGAGCGCGGCCTTTTGGGAATCGAGGCCATTGCCGTTGACCCGCAGGAATCGGGCGTCGTTTATATGGTGGCGGGAACCAGTTACTGGAATAGCGGCCGCACCGCATTCTTGCGTAGTAAGGACAAGGGCGAATCTTGGGAAGTGATTTACACTTGGGACGAAGACGGGACCAAGGGCACCAAGGTGGCGCGCTTTGGTGCACACGGCAACGGCATGGGCCGCGGAAACGGCGAGGCCTTGGCGGTCGACCCGAACGATTCCAAAATTATGTTCTACGGTTCCAAGAACAAGGGCCTTTGGAAATCGACGGACAACGGTTCAAGCTGGAGCCATGTGGATGCATGGAAAACAGCGGCCGGTAGCGATACGACTTGGAATGGCTCGGGATTCAGCTTTGTGCAGTATGCTCCAGGCAGCTCGAAGGTGATGTATGCCGGATTCTTGCGTGAGGGGACGACGGCCAAGGGCACGTTTGAAAACGTCTTCACCTCGACCGACGGCGGTGCAAGCTGGACGGCCTTGCCGATTCCCGATTCGCTGCGCCGCACGGCCGGCGGGAGCATGGTGCGCCTGATGCCGCAGCGTGCGGTGGTTTCGGGCGATGGCTCGAAGATGACGGTGACTTTTGCCGATGGCGCAGGCCCGCATTCCATGATGTGGGACGAAGGCTGGGGCATGATTTACGATGGTTTTGGTCGCGGTGCGGTGCTGCAGCTTGATGTGGCGTCGGCGACTTGGTCCGACGTTTCTCCGGAAAACTTCCTGGACGAAGGCGGCGATGCCAAGTACGACAAAGTGGACGTGAAAGGCATGGTCGACTGCGAAGCCGCAGGCGGCACCGGCAAGACTTGCGAAGAATATTACCCCTACATTGCCCCTTATGGCGGTATTGCAATCAATCCGAAAAATGCAAATGAAATGGTGGTGACGACCGAAGGTTACCGCGGTCCGCAGTTCTGGTACACGGCCACGAGCGATACCAGCGGCAAGTGGAGCGACCAGTGGGGTACTAACATTTACCACACGACCGATGGCGGCAAAACCTGGATTGCAAGCTTCAAGTATTACTGGATGGAAGGCGGTGTGTATCCGACGACCAAGCAGATGGATGCCAATGGAATTGGCTGGATGCATAACGGTTCTATTCACTGGTCCGGTAGCGTTGCCATGGATCCGTTCGACAACAACCGCGTCTTTGTGACTTCGGGTAACGGTATTTTCCGCTGCGACAACCTGAGCGATTATGTGTACAAGGAAGCGGAGAATTCTTGGGAAGAACCGCAACTCACCATGAACCAGGTGTGGCATTTCTCGGCGCATGGCGTCGAAGAAACGGTGCCTTTCGAAGTAGTGAGTATTCCGGGCGGCCCGATGGTTTCGATCATCGGTGACTACGACGGATTCCGTCACGATGACATCGCAAAATATCCGGCATTCAGGCACAAGACGAATGTTGGCGGCGATTATGTGTCGTTGGGTACGACGCAGGGCCTTGCTTATGCTCCCAAGAGTGGCAAATTGGCCAAGGTGGCAGACAAGCGCGCCTACGAAGGCCTGTACAATGACATACCCATTGCTCCGGTGCAGTATTCCCTTGACTCGGGTAAGACTTGGACGGTGGAAACTTATACAGGACCTGACAAGAACGCAGCCAAGGGTACTGTGGCTCTTTCGGCAAAAGGTACTTACACTATCTGGGTTCCGATGGAAGGAACGACCGATGTCTATCGCAATTACAACGGCACGACCTGGGAAAAGGTGTCGGGTATCGACAACACCGCCTACGTGGTGGGCGATCCTGAAAACGACGAAGTATTCTATGCCTACACCAAGGCGGACGGCAAGTTCTACAAGAGTACCGATGCGGGCGCAAGCTTCAAGGCTGTGAGTACGCCTGGTGAAAGCGCATTCAAAAAGTTCCGTGCCATTCCGGGCTACGAGGGCGACTTGTGGCTGCCTGTCGCTATTCAGGATCCGTCGAATGGTACGCCCGCTAGTGGAAAGCTGTTGCATTCAACCGATGGCGGTGCCACTTGGGCTGCGGTTGAAGGTGTCGGTTACTGCGAAGCGGTGGGCTTTGGCGCTCCCAAGGAAAAGGGCGGCTATCCGGCGATTTATGTGTTTGCAACTGTCGGTAAAGTGACGGGTGTGTTCGGCTCTGACGATAAGGGTAAAACCTGGACTCGCGTGAATGACGACGGCCATGAATATGGCGGCCTTGCAAATGGCGAGTTCGTGATGGGTGACATGAACACCTACGGCGTGGTTTACATGAGTACGGCGGGTCGCGGCATCGCAGCCCGCGTCCCCAGCAATTGGGAAATGGGTACGTCCAATTCCGACGGTACAACAAAGGTTGCTCCGGCTGCAAAAACGGTGGCAGATGCTTCTGTCGGCTACAGCCACGGGAATCTGGAACTCCGCCTGAATGCAAGTGCTGCCCGCGTGAGCGTTTTCGACATGCGCGGCAAGAAACTTTATAGCCGCTATTACAGCAGTTCTACGACGATTCCGGTCAAGGATCTGGTGAAGGCGAAGGGTAGCTACTTCGTGCGCGTTGATAACGGCAAAAAGGTCCTGTTTGCAAACCGTGTCATCGTGACGCGATAA
- a CDS encoding tandem-95 repeat protein: MKRKNWSVAALLASVSILASIGIAQEENSAPSVMGIPGESINEGGKFAPIKLDKYVSDDHDKADKLKWSVSGNKQLKVSISPERVATIEIPSKYWNGSEDITFMATDSKGAVGSETVNFNVESVNNPPEVKQIADQTIDEGKTFTKIKLDDFVSDPDHPKNQILWEFDIQPVGKDQADGDLNVEIDPNRVASVIIPDQNWYGSAKIKFTATDGEYASASTTANFVVKPINDAPVIKKIPDQTIEEKNEFESISLSDYVTDVDDDVMKLKWTISGNKDLKFDIDKYGSANIKIPNEFWNGTETVTFTATDPAGASAKATAKFTVKSVNDAPEFIKEIQDQTIEEKQEFKPIELDKLVKDPDHPFEQLKWTVSGNKDLAVNIAGKTATIKIPSKMWNGSESIKFKVCDPAGACAESENSFTVNSVNDVPQLVKQIPNQTIDEKKTFAKIKLDEYVKDADHKNSELSWEADVKHQGKEPQSGTLSVNIGDDHVASIEIPDPSWNGTAVATFTVTDPEGASAKQQVTFTVKSINDIPVFKKIPDQTIEEKNEFSSVMLDDYLSDADHDLSQLKIDIAGNKDIKVNLNNKTREISFKTPSELWNGSETITLTATDPEGGKASTSFKLAIKSINDPPAMKDIAEQTIKEKGSFKPVELDKYVDDLDHSKDKLKWTVTGNRELKVSLEGRVLKVTPPSPQWNGSETLTIKVTDPEGATDERSVAYTVESVNDVPEFTKQVAPQTIKEKEQFKPVKLSEMVRDLDNKLSDLQFTVDVKSANGKNAGLTVEIDAQHVANIKIPNKYWNGADEITFTVTDPEGAKATSKALFTVQSVNDVPTLKKIPDQMIEEKHEFASIKLTDYASDPDHKFEQLKWTVSGNKQLKIDIAGGVATIKMPAKNWNGSEKVTFTVTDPEGASAKSDAVFTVKSINDAPVMKDIANQTIKEKGEFKPIELDKFVSDEDHDNSKLKWTVSGNKDLKVVIDPKHVATITTPNKYWNGTEKITFTVTDPEGASDKRTVTFNVESVNDIPEFVKPIKDQSIPEKREFAIINLNDIVKDADHKQDQLTWNFDVKPAKGAPKGYTPKLKVTVDGSRMAKIAIPDKYWNGSEEITFRVEDPDGGKAHCTATFTVQSVNDAPTIGKIDDQNVKEKETFKSFNLKQLIKDPDHPYGRLKIDVSGNKDLKVNIDNDGNVSVKAPNPMWNGKETLTFTVTDPEGASAKATASYSVTSINDPPVMKDIANQTIKEKGSFKSIALDNYVEDLDHPKAKLKWKIEGAKELKVAMDASHNVSVTPPNPHWHGSETVKFSVSDPEGATDSRSVTFTVESVNDAPQFVRELKDQSIDEKRQFQQIKLDDLVKDPDHKNSELKWTFDVKAKSAAAPAAKGKKGAAAAEPASNKPGLTVKVDNNHVATIAIPDKYWNGAADITFTVTDPEGAKASKTAHYEVRSINDPPVISSSAPRGESIRENGVFRTIDLTNLASDPDHKASQLKWSVSGNKFLKLNMLKDNTVKVTVPDPQWNGKETVTFTVTDPEGASANHKMLFEVSRVNDPPVISKKIPDQKIKEKELFKQIKLDEYVKDPDNKPSELKWTVSGNRQLKAEISPSRVLTVSAPDKNFWCAPETMVLIVKDPDGAESSQTITYEITSVNDAPVLKQIPDQRIKEKGTFKEIDLNKFVHDPDHKLSELTWSVKVAKVGAAPAPKPAKKPAKKGKKGKDEKAEEPAPVPVDEFQIEIDSRNIARVKIDNKYWNGERNVTFTVKDPEGASDSKTVNFKVESVNDAPEIKPIAIQSIQEKEHFKPLDLSQFISDPDHPLSALKIEVAPARSLKAFVNAKKELVVTTPDKFWSGTEKVKIDVYDPEGARASQQITYEVTPVNDPPVVKHIAGQRVKEKERFEIVDLSKVAEDPDNKPNELRWTVTGNKDLKVDIKGSRAQILTPNPNWFGKETLTFTVKDIAGASASTQATFEVVAVNDPPTLKPVQPFVIEEKKTFAPFDFSKVVSDPDNKLEELVWTLDNEVPAIKGKKAGKNGPAVKHEMNFSIDEKGVLHAETPNPYWNGMEVVTVNVFDPAGESASIQVKYTVKPVNDPPIVKEIPGQETLQGTTFKPIKLDNYVSDPDHKVSEIRWGVTGAKNLAVQINSNREAIVKPKKADWFGDETLIFTAKDPAGGSDKAMVKFVVKHVNAAPIMRDIPDHTIKEDDNNGVVAVIKLDQFARDKDNRFDELKWTFTGNKFLTVKYDKFKKTATVAQPHPNWNGKPEKITFTVTDPDGAKASKSALFTVIAVNDAPEANPQTYMTQEGEELKVSASEGLMSGVTDADGEKPVSVQLVQKPRNGKINLNERDGSFTYMPNKGFSGLDEFSFKVRDPAGLASKVTTAEVNVSFKMKDLRGGDTKKAEKKEEPKAEEPKEDSPAKGKAKKRRKRK, from the coding sequence ATGAAACGAAAAAATTGGTCTGTAGCAGCCCTATTGGCGTCAGTCAGTATTTTGGCTTCTATAGGTATTGCACAGGAAGAAAATAGTGCTCCTTCTGTTATGGGGATTCCGGGGGAATCGATTAACGAAGGTGGTAAATTTGCCCCGATTAAGTTGGACAAGTATGTCTCTGACGATCATGACAAAGCCGATAAGTTGAAATGGTCTGTCTCTGGCAACAAGCAACTCAAGGTTTCCATTTCTCCCGAACGTGTTGCGACGATTGAAATTCCGAGCAAGTATTGGAACGGTTCCGAAGACATTACCTTCATGGCCACGGACTCCAAGGGTGCCGTCGGTTCTGAAACGGTGAACTTCAACGTTGAATCCGTGAACAATCCGCCCGAAGTCAAGCAGATTGCGGACCAGACCATCGACGAAGGTAAGACCTTCACCAAGATCAAGCTCGATGATTTCGTAAGTGACCCGGACCACCCGAAGAACCAGATTTTGTGGGAATTCGACATCCAACCGGTGGGCAAGGATCAAGCTGACGGCGACCTGAATGTGGAAATCGATCCGAACCGCGTCGCCTCCGTGATTATCCCGGACCAGAACTGGTACGGCTCCGCAAAGATCAAGTTTACGGCTACTGACGGCGAATACGCTAGCGCTTCTACGACCGCAAACTTCGTGGTCAAGCCGATTAACGACGCTCCGGTTATCAAGAAGATTCCTGACCAGACCATCGAAGAAAAGAACGAATTCGAATCCATTAGCCTCTCTGACTACGTGACCGACGTCGATGACGATGTCATGAAGCTCAAGTGGACTATTTCGGGCAACAAGGACCTCAAGTTCGATATCGACAAGTACGGTTCTGCCAATATCAAGATCCCGAATGAATTCTGGAACGGCACTGAAACCGTGACCTTTACGGCAACTGACCCTGCCGGTGCATCTGCCAAGGCTACTGCCAAGTTCACGGTCAAGTCCGTAAACGACGCTCCTGAATTCATTAAGGAAATCCAGGACCAGACCATCGAAGAAAAGCAGGAATTCAAGCCGATTGAACTGGACAAGCTGGTCAAGGATCCCGACCATCCTTTCGAACAACTTAAGTGGACAGTTTCTGGCAACAAGGATCTCGCCGTCAATATCGCCGGCAAGACTGCCACCATCAAGATTCCGTCCAAGATGTGGAACGGCTCTGAATCTATCAAGTTCAAGGTCTGCGACCCGGCCGGCGCTTGCGCTGAATCCGAAAACAGCTTCACGGTGAACTCCGTGAACGATGTGCCGCAGCTCGTGAAGCAGATCCCGAACCAGACCATCGACGAAAAGAAGACCTTTGCTAAGATCAAGCTCGATGAATACGTGAAGGATGCTGACCACAAGAATTCCGAACTTTCTTGGGAAGCTGACGTGAAGCACCAGGGCAAGGAACCGCAGTCCGGTACTTTGTCTGTAAACATCGGTGACGACCATGTTGCTTCTATCGAAATTCCGGACCCGAGCTGGAACGGTACCGCTGTGGCAACCTTCACCGTGACTGACCCGGAAGGTGCTTCTGCCAAGCAGCAGGTGACATTTACTGTCAAGTCCATTAACGATATTCCTGTGTTCAAGAAGATTCCGGACCAGACTATCGAAGAAAAGAATGAATTCTCTTCTGTCATGCTTGATGACTATCTCTCCGATGCCGACCACGATCTCTCCCAGTTGAAGATCGACATCGCAGGTAACAAGGACATCAAGGTTAACCTGAATAATAAGACTCGCGAAATTTCTTTCAAGACTCCGTCCGAACTCTGGAACGGTTCCGAAACCATTACCCTGACTGCTACCGACCCCGAAGGCGGCAAGGCTTCTACTTCGTTCAAGCTCGCTATCAAGTCTATCAACGACCCGCCGGCCATGAAGGATATTGCTGAACAGACCATCAAGGAAAAGGGGTCCTTCAAGCCGGTCGAACTCGACAAGTATGTCGACGACCTTGACCACTCTAAGGACAAACTCAAGTGGACTGTTACGGGCAATCGCGAACTCAAGGTGTCCCTCGAAGGCCGCGTGCTGAAGGTGACTCCGCCTAGCCCGCAGTGGAACGGTTCTGAAACTCTCACCATCAAGGTAACTGACCCTGAAGGTGCTACTGACGAACGCTCTGTTGCTTACACTGTTGAATCCGTGAACGACGTTCCGGAATTCACGAAGCAGGTTGCTCCGCAGACCATCAAGGAAAAGGAACAGTTCAAGCCGGTCAAGCTTAGCGAAATGGTTCGCGACCTCGATAACAAGCTTTCTGACCTTCAGTTCACAGTTGACGTGAAGTCTGCCAACGGCAAGAACGCTGGCCTCACGGTTGAAATCGATGCCCAGCATGTGGCCAACATCAAGATTCCGAACAAGTACTGGAACGGTGCTGACGAAATCACCTTCACGGTCACTGACCCTGAAGGCGCCAAGGCTACCTCTAAGGCTCTCTTCACGGTGCAGTCTGTAAACGACGTGCCGACCCTGAAGAAGATTCCTGACCAGATGATTGAAGAAAAGCACGAATTTGCTTCTATCAAGCTCACGGACTACGCTTCTGATCCGGACCACAAGTTCGAACAGCTCAAGTGGACCGTCTCTGGCAACAAGCAGCTCAAGATTGATATTGCCGGCGGCGTTGCTACCATCAAGATGCCTGCCAAGAACTGGAACGGTTCTGAAAAGGTGACCTTCACAGTAACCGACCCGGAAGGCGCTTCCGCCAAGTCTGACGCCGTGTTCACGGTGAAGTCCATCAACGACGCTCCGGTCATGAAGGATATTGCAAACCAGACCATCAAGGAAAAGGGCGAATTCAAGCCTATCGAACTTGACAAGTTTGTGAGCGACGAAGACCACGACAACTCCAAGCTCAAGTGGACTGTTTCTGGTAACAAGGACCTGAAGGTCGTGATCGACCCGAAGCATGTTGCAACCATTACGACTCCGAACAAGTACTGGAACGGTACTGAAAAGATTACCTTCACGGTCACTGACCCGGAAGGCGCCTCTGACAAGCGTACGGTGACCTTCAATGTTGAATCCGTCAACGATATTCCTGAATTCGTGAAGCCGATCAAGGATCAGAGCATTCCTGAAAAGCGTGAATTCGCTATCATCAACCTGAACGACATCGTTAAGGATGCTGACCACAAGCAGGATCAGCTCACTTGGAACTTTGACGTGAAGCCGGCCAAGGGTGCTCCGAAGGGCTACACTCCGAAGCTGAAGGTGACGGTCGATGGCTCTCGCATGGCTAAGATCGCTATTCCGGACAAGTACTGGAATGGTTCTGAAGAAATTACCTTCCGCGTGGAAGACCCGGATGGCGGCAAGGCTCATTGCACTGCAACCTTTACCGTGCAGTCCGTGAACGACGCTCCGACCATCGGCAAGATTGATGACCAGAATGTCAAGGAAAAGGAAACCTTCAAGTCCTTCAACCTGAAGCAGCTCATCAAGGATCCTGATCATCCGTATGGCCGTCTCAAGATCGACGTCTCTGGTAACAAGGACCTCAAGGTCAATATCGACAATGACGGCAACGTGTCTGTCAAGGCTCCGAACCCGATGTGGAACGGTAAGGAAACTCTGACCTTCACGGTGACTGACCCGGAAGGCGCTTCTGCCAAGGCTACGGCTTCTTACTCCGTGACCTCTATTAACGACCCGCCGGTCATGAAGGACATTGCTAACCAGACCATCAAGGAAAAGGGTAGCTTCAAGTCTATCGCTCTCGACAACTATGTCGAAGACCTTGATCACCCGAAGGCCAAGCTCAAGTGGAAGATTGAAGGCGCCAAGGAACTCAAGGTTGCCATGGATGCCAGCCACAATGTGTCTGTAACTCCGCCGAACCCGCACTGGCATGGTTCTGAAACGGTGAAGTTCTCTGTTTCTGACCCGGAAGGCGCAACGGATAGCCGTTCCGTGACCTTCACGGTGGAATCGGTGAACGATGCTCCGCAGTTCGTTCGCGAACTCAAGGACCAGTCCATCGACGAAAAGAGACAGTTCCAGCAGATCAAGCTTGACGATCTCGTCAAGGATCCAGACCACAAGAACAGCGAACTCAAGTGGACCTTCGATGTGAAGGCCAAGTCTGCTGCCGCTCCGGCTGCCAAGGGCAAGAAGGGCGCTGCCGCAGCTGAACCTGCTAGCAACAAGCCTGGTCTGACTGTAAAGGTTGACAACAACCATGTTGCAACGATTGCTATTCCGGACAAGTACTGGAACGGTGCTGCCGACATTACCTTCACGGTCACTGACCCGGAAGGTGCAAAGGCATCCAAGACCGCTCATTATGAAGTCCGTTCTATCAACGACCCGCCGGTTATTTCTTCTAGCGCTCCGCGTGGTGAATCCATCCGCGAAAATGGCGTGTTCAGAACAATCGACCTCACGAATCTTGCTTCTGATCCGGATCACAAGGCTTCGCAGCTCAAGTGGTCTGTCTCTGGCAACAAGTTCCTCAAGTTGAACATGCTCAAAGACAACACAGTGAAGGTGACTGTGCCTGATCCGCAGTGGAACGGTAAGGAAACGGTGACCTTCACCGTGACTGACCCGGAAGGCGCTTCTGCCAACCACAAGATGCTCTTCGAAGTGTCTCGCGTGAACGATCCTCCTGTCATCTCCAAGAAGATTCCTGACCAGAAGATCAAGGAAAAGGAACTCTTCAAGCAGATCAAGCTTGACGAATACGTGAAGGACCCGGATAACAAGCCGAGCGAACTGAAGTGGACCGTTTCCGGCAACCGTCAGCTCAAGGCTGAAATTTCTCCGAGCCGCGTGCTTACCGTTTCTGCTCCGGATAAGAACTTCTGGTGCGCTCCGGAAACCATGGTCCTCATCGTGAAGGACCCGGATGGTGCAGAATCTTCTCAGACGATTACCTACGAAATTACCTCTGTGAATGACGCTCCGGTACTCAAGCAGATTCCGGACCAGAGAATCAAGGAAAAGGGTACGTTCAAGGAAATTGACCTGAACAAGTTCGTGCACGATCCTGACCACAAGCTTTCTGAACTCACTTGGTCCGTCAAGGTCGCCAAGGTGGGTGCCGCTCCTGCTCCGAAGCCGGCTAAGAAGCCTGCCAAGAAGGGTAAGAAGGGCAAGGATGAAAAGGCTGAAGAACCGGCACCTGTTCCGGTTGACGAATTCCAGATTGAAATCGATAGCCGTAACATTGCTCGCGTCAAGATTGACAACAAGTACTGGAATGGTGAACGCAACGTGACCTTCACTGTGAAGGATCCGGAAGGCGCTTCTGATTCCAAGACCGTGAACTTCAAGGTTGAATCCGTGAACGACGCTCCGGAAATCAAGCCGATCGCTATCCAGAGCATTCAGGAAAAGGAACACTTCAAGCCGCTCGATCTGTCTCAGTTCATTTCTGATCCGGATCATCCGCTCTCCGCTTTGAAGATTGAAGTTGCTCCGGCCCGTTCTCTCAAGGCCTTCGTGAATGCCAAGAAGGAACTCGTCGTTACGACTCCGGACAAGTTCTGGAGTGGTACTGAAAAGGTCAAGATTGACGTGTATGACCCGGAAGGCGCTCGTGCATCTCAGCAGATTACATACGAAGTGACTCCGGTGAACGACCCGCCGGTCGTGAAGCACATCGCTGGCCAGAGAGTCAAGGAAAAGGAACGCTTCGAAATTGTGGACCTCTCCAAGGTTGCTGAAGACCCGGATAACAAGCCGAACGAACTTCGCTGGACTGTTACTGGCAATAAGGACCTTAAGGTTGATATCAAGGGCAGCCGCGCCCAGATCCTGACTCCGAACCCGAACTGGTTCGGTAAGGAAACCCTCACCTTCACGGTGAAGGATATCGCCGGTGCCTCTGCTTCTACGCAGGCTACCTTCGAAGTGGTAGCTGTGAACGACCCGCCGACTCTCAAGCCGGTTCAGCCGTTCGTAATCGAAGAAAAGAAGACTTTTGCTCCGTTCGACTTCAGCAAGGTCGTAAGCGATCCGGATAACAAGCTCGAAGAACTTGTTTGGACGCTTGATAACGAAGTCCCGGCTATTAAGGGTAAGAAGGCTGGCAAGAACGGCCCGGCTGTGAAGCATGAAATGAACTTCTCTATCGACGAAAAGGGTGTTCTCCATGCCGAAACTCCGAACCCGTACTGGAACGGTATGGAAGTCGTGACTGTGAACGTGTTTGACCCGGCTGGCGAAAGCGCCTCTATTCAGGTGAAGTACACGGTGAAGCCCGTGAACGACCCGCCGATCGTGAAGGAAATTCCTGGCCAGGAAACCCTGCAGGGCACTACCTTCAAGCCGATCAAGCTTGACAACTATGTGTCTGACCCTGACCATAAGGTTAGCGAAATCCGTTGGGGTGTCACTGGCGCCAAGAACCTCGCCGTGCAGATCAATAGCAACCGTGAAGCTATCGTGAAGCCGAAGAAGGCTGACTGGTTCGGTGACGAAACGCTCATCTTCACTGCTAAGGACCCGGCTGGTGGTTCCGATAAGGCCATGGTCAAGTTCGTGGTGAAGCATGTGAATGCCGCCCCGATCATGCGCGATATTCCTGACCACACGATCAAGGAAGACGACAACAATGGTGTTGTGGCTGTGATCAAGCTCGACCAGTTTGCCCGCGATAAGGACAACCGCTTCGACGAACTCAAGTGGACCTTCACTGGCAACAAGTTCTTGACCGTGAAGTATGACAAGTTCAAGAAGACCGCTACGGTTGCTCAGCCGCACCCGAACTGGAACGGCAAGCCGGAAAAGATTACCTTCACGGTGACTGACCCGGATGGCGCTAAGGCTTCCAAGTCTGCTCTCTTCACTGTGATTGCCGTGAACGATGCTCCGGAAGCTAACCCGCAGACTTACATGACTCAGGAAGGCGAAGAACTCAAGGTGAGCGCCTCCGAAGGTCTGATGTCTGGCGTGACGGACGCCGATGGCGAAAAGCCGGTGTCTGTGCAGCTCGTCCAGAAGCCGCGTAACGGTAAGATCAACCTGAACGAACGTGACGGTTCCTTCACCTACATGCCGAACAAGGGCTTCTCCGGCCTCGACGAATTCAGCTTCAAGGTACGTGACCCGGCCGGTCTCGCCTCCAAGGTGACGACTGCTGAAGTGAACGTTTCCTTCAAGATGAAGGACCTCCGCGGTGGCGACACCAAGAAGGCCGAAAAGAAGGAAGAACCTAAGGCTGAAGAACCGAAGGAAGATTCCCCGGCTAAGGGTAAGGCCAAGAAGCGCCGCAAGAGAAAGTAA